A window of Fusarium musae strain F31 chromosome 1, whole genome shotgun sequence genomic DNA:
CCTTCAAACCAGGTGAACCATCCAGCGACGTTTGGGATGATCTCGATGGCGTCTCTTCCATTCTAGACCTCATCCGCAGCCACGACTCTCGCGTGGTAGACAACTACATTCTCAAAATCGCAAAAGAAACACCCTCTATCAAAACAGCCCTCGTCCTCCCTCCCATTATCTACggaaaaggccaaggtccTGTTAAGCAGCGCAGCGTTCAAATCCCCGCACTCTCAAAAGTCGCCATTGAGCGAGGCCATGCCGTCAGAGCGGGTCGCGGTCTAGCAGCCTGGACGAATGTTCACGTCGCTGACCTTGCGAGATTATTCACGATTTTAGCTGAAAAGGGCGCAGAGGGAAGTGAAGATGGGAATGTCTGGGGTGAGAAGGGGATTTATCTTCCTGGTGTTGGCGAGCGGGTAAGTCGAGTACGTTCACCCACCAATTGGCAAAGCTAACAATTTAGACATGGGCCGATATTTCGGATAGAGTCGCCAAAGCAGCAAAGGACCAGGGACTGATTGACACACTTGAAGTCGAAGAGCTGTATAAACCAGAGGTCGACACTGCACTCCCGGCTGGTTCAGTATTCTTCGGCAGCAATGCCCGAAGCAAGCCCCGTCGCGCCACTGAAGTCTTGGGCTGGAAGCCGAAGGAGACAGGCCTCGATGAAGAGATTCCGCGAGCTGTGGCtgaagaggcagaggctCGGAAGTGAAGTTCAGCTAGTCTTTAATGAGATAATTGATAGACATTATCTTATCTCGAGTCATGATATGTGGTGTCGCTTGAGGTTGAATGCAATTCTTTGCCCAGTGTGAGCAGGTCGATGGAGATGCGGGGTAGTGCAGTGGAGTGTAGCGCTGTCGTTGTAGGCTTCACTTCCCTATCTCGGTAGTGGAGATGATTGTGAGGGGGAGTTAAAAAGAGAAGGTCTGCGCGATCAAGACGACGGAACAATCGCCATTCTCATCGGTCTATATCGGATTGGATTGGGAATCAGGCACAGACTTACACTAGATTCATCAAGGCTTCAAGTACAAGAGGCCCTCTCCCAAGCTTAAACACCACAgtccatcaacaccagctcATCTTATTTGACTCATATCATCATTCTCCGTGGACCAAAATGGCTGCCTCAATTGAACTCACGGCTCCCAACGGAGTAAAATGGTCTCAGCCAACcggcctcttcatcaacaacgaatTCGTCCCCTCATCAAGCAACAAAACCCTCACATCAATCGACCCCGCGTAAGTCCCCTACCCCTCTGTACGTCACCCCACTAACACATTCCAGCACCGAACAAGAAATCGCAACAGTTCAATCCGCAGATTCAGAAGACATCGACAAAGCCGTCAAAG
This region includes:
- a CDS encoding hypothetical protein (EggNog:ENOG41), translating into MTSIFLTGASGYVGGQLLHELTQAHPEYTIATLVRDANAAETIARAYPRVRTVVGDLDDSALVEQEASQALVVLSYLVQISGASLLPVKDLSSPSFKPGEPSSDVWDDLDGVSSILDLIRSHDSRVVDNYILKIAKETPSIKTALVLPPIIYGKGQGPVKQRSVQIPALSKVAIERGHAVRAGRGLAAWTNVHVADLARLFTILAEKGAEGSEDGNVWGEKGIYLPGVGERTWADISDRVAKAAKDQGLIDTLEVEELYKPEVDTALPAGSVFFGSNARSKPRRATEVLGWKPKETGLDEEIPRAVAEEAEARK